The following proteins are encoded in a genomic region of Zea mays cultivar B73 chromosome 9, Zm-B73-REFERENCE-NAM-5.0, whole genome shotgun sequence:
- the LOC103639541 gene encoding uncharacterized protein, with translation MSSSSSSMLRLPPCRPAVHPVCRGAGSSGGSSSTHPLRSSSRSRPSSLTAACALKTPSNGGSRGKVNPRDLFTFSHKFSTDIPMSETQGASIDEYLRNSPRIVGAVFPDQRKRRKINDEEWSVQLLPIRFLFLSASPVIVMRFVSKSGGKEYPPNVPVHATSLLLMEVTDYKLNGLDSNAMPSHLALTVRGLMYPQRQREGRKSLKGHVEMTVGFDLPPVLALVPASIIRGVGETVLRQMAEQMKQDMDTGLAADFNKYRREKLTERRSSP, from the exons atgtcgtcgtcgtcgtcgtcaatgCTACGCCTTCCTCCATGCCGTCCCGCAGTCCATCCAG TGTGTAGGGGTGCTGGATCATCAGGAGGGAGCAGTAGCACGCACCCACTCCGATCAAGCTCAAGATCAAGGCCGTCGTCGCTCACCGCTGCGTGCGCTCTCAAGACGCCCTCGAATGGCGGATCGAGGGGGAAGGTCAACCCCAGGGACCTCTTCACCTTCTCCCACAAGTTCAGCACCGACATCCCGATGAGCGAAACGCAAGGG GCGTCCATCGATGAGTACCTGCGGAACAGTCCCAGGATCGTCGGAGCGGTGTTTCCGGACCAGCGCAAGAGAAGGAAGATCAACGAC GAAGAATGGAGCGTGCAGCTCCTGCCCATCCGGTTCCTGTTCCTGTCGGCGTCGCCGGTCATCGTCATGCGCTTCGTCAGCAAGTCCGGCGGGAAGGAGTACCCGCCCAACGTCCCCGTCCACGCCACCAGCCTCCTCCTCATGGAAGTG ACAGACTACAAGCTGAATGGTCTGGACAGCAACGCCATGCCGTCGCACCTGGCCCTCACCGTCCGAGGCCTCATGTACCCGCAGCGGCAGCGGGAGGGGAGGAAGAGCCTCAAGGGCCACGTCGAGATGACCGTCGGCTTCGACCTCCCGCCGGTGCTCGCCTTGGTCCCGGCGAGCATCATCAGAGGCGTCGGCGAGACG GTGCTGAGGCAGATGGCGGAGCAGATGAAGCAGGACATGGACACAGGACTTGCAGCAGATTTCAACAAGTACAGGAGGGAGAAGCTAACAGAGAGGCGCTCATCGCCCTGA